In one Neobacillus sp. CF12 genomic region, the following are encoded:
- a CDS encoding YueI family protein translates to MKKPNVEEVLQQGIHGPLETKPDERREFLGTLRERIILALKKSQVAEATIYPQVEREMKKNPEANLFLNGNMEYSTLSKYVKLAAKHKIEHKIVTNKEHDTEIGLLLAMDHAIDKEDIYITKKEINQPQPPKSKGLFAKLFKR, encoded by the coding sequence TTGAAAAAGCCGAACGTTGAGGAAGTTCTTCAACAGGGAATACATGGCCCTTTGGAAACAAAGCCAGATGAAAGGCGGGAATTTTTAGGAACCTTACGTGAGCGCATCATCCTTGCACTAAAGAAGAGCCAAGTAGCAGAAGCAACGATTTATCCTCAAGTGGAGAGGGAAATGAAAAAAAACCCCGAAGCTAATCTCTTTTTAAATGGAAATATGGAATATTCAACATTATCCAAATATGTAAAATTGGCAGCCAAGCACAAGATCGAGCATAAGATTGTAACCAATAAGGAACATGATACAGAAATTGGCCTCTTACTAGCAATGGACCATGCGATCGATAAAGAAGATATATATATTACCAAAAAAGAAATCAATCAGCCCCAACCCCCAAAAAGCAAAGGTCTTTTTGCGAAACTATTTAAACGATAA
- the aceA gene encoding isocitrate lyase — MTNSRAKLLQESWEMDKRWNGITRPYTAEDVIKLRGSIDIEHTLAKRGAEKLWKQLNEENYINALGALTGNQAVQQVKAGLKAIYLSGWQVAADANLSGNMYPDQSLYPANSVPSVVKRINQALQRADQITHSEGDSSIDWFVPIVADAEAGFGGQLNCFELMKGMIEAGAAGVHFEDQLSSEKKCGHLGGKVLLPTQTAVRNLIAARLAADVMGVPTLLVARTDANAADLITSDIDMNDAPFITGERTAEGFFRTKAGLDQAIARGLAYAPYADLIWCETSEPSIEEARRFAEAIHEKFPGKMLAYNCSPSFNWKKKLDQESIAKFQQELGKMGYKFQFVTLAGFHALNHSMFELARGYKERGMAAYSELQQAEFDSEQYGYTATRHQREVGTGYFDQVSMVITGGTSSTTALKGSTEEEQFTK, encoded by the coding sequence ATGACAAATTCAAGAGCGAAGCTGTTACAAGAAAGTTGGGAAATGGATAAACGTTGGAATGGAATTACTAGACCCTATACAGCAGAGGATGTTATCAAGCTTCGTGGTTCTATCGACATCGAGCATACTTTGGCTAAACGTGGAGCAGAAAAACTTTGGAAGCAGTTAAATGAAGAAAATTACATTAATGCACTTGGGGCACTAACAGGAAATCAAGCTGTTCAGCAGGTAAAAGCAGGACTAAAAGCAATTTATTTAAGTGGCTGGCAAGTTGCTGCGGATGCCAATCTTTCTGGAAATATGTATCCGGACCAAAGCTTATATCCAGCAAACAGCGTACCGAGTGTGGTAAAACGAATTAACCAAGCGCTTCAACGTGCGGATCAAATTACTCATTCAGAAGGAGATAGCTCCATTGATTGGTTTGTTCCAATCGTTGCGGATGCAGAAGCTGGTTTTGGCGGACAATTAAACTGTTTTGAACTGATGAAAGGGATGATTGAAGCAGGAGCAGCGGGTGTTCACTTTGAAGATCAACTTTCCTCTGAGAAAAAGTGTGGTCATTTAGGTGGTAAAGTCCTATTGCCAACACAAACGGCGGTTCGAAATTTAATTGCCGCTCGATTAGCTGCTGACGTTATGGGTGTTCCAACCTTATTGGTTGCACGAACAGATGCAAATGCCGCTGATTTGATTACGAGTGATATTGATATGAACGACGCACCGTTCATCACAGGAGAGCGGACGGCAGAAGGATTTTTCCGGACAAAAGCAGGACTGGATCAGGCAATTGCCCGCGGTTTAGCTTATGCGCCGTATGCAGATTTAATTTGGTGTGAAACATCTGAACCAAGCATTGAGGAAGCTAGACGTTTTGCAGAAGCAATCCATGAGAAGTTCCCTGGTAAAATGCTTGCTTACAATTGCTCACCTTCTTTTAATTGGAAGAAGAAACTTGACCAAGAGTCCATTGCGAAATTCCAACAAGAGCTTGGGAAAATGGGCTACAAGTTCCAATTCGTAACACTAGCAGGTTTCCATGCTTTGAACCACAGCATGTTTGAACTAGCTCGCGGCTATAAAGAGCGCGGGATGGCTGCATACTCCGAGTTGCAACAAGCCGAGTTCGATAGCGAGCAATACGGCTATACAGCAACAAGACACCAACGTGAAGTAGGAACAGGCTACTTTGACCAAGTATCCATGGTCATCACAGGCGGAACATCCTCCACAACCGCACTTAAGGGATCAACTGAGGAAGAGCAATTTACAAAGTAA
- the aceB gene encoding malate synthase A, which yields MSTQTTGIEVIGVLKEQYDEILTPEALNFIEELEKRFGARRIELLQYRQKRQEEMNNGKLPDFLPETKHIRNGDWTIAPLPKDLQDRRVEITGPTERKMIINALNSGAKVFMADCEDATSPTWENIVEGQINLRDAVNRKISYENQNGKKYVLNEETAVLFVRPRGLHLVEKHVLYNGKPMSGSLFDFGMYFFHNVKNLLARRTGPYFYLPKLESHLEARLWNDVFVFAQNKLGIAQGSIKATVLLETIMAAFEMNEILFELKEHSAGLNCGRWDYIFSYLKKLRNHENIILPDRAQVTMTAPFMRSYSLLTIQTCHRRKAPAIGGMAAQIPIRDNPQANEEAFAKVRADKEREANDGHDGTWVAHPGLVPVALEVFDKVMPLANQIHTTKQQKVTITASDLLETPGGKITEDGVRVNINVGIQYIASWLSGRGAAPIHNLMEDAATAEISRAQLWQWIRHPKGVLADGRKVTLEMYEQFKVEELEKIKNEIGLSAYENGRFTEAIELFDGLILNDEFVEFLTLPGNKLL from the coding sequence ATGTCGACGCAAACAACAGGTATTGAAGTAATTGGTGTTCTCAAAGAGCAATACGATGAGATTTTGACACCCGAAGCACTTAATTTTATCGAGGAGCTGGAGAAAAGGTTTGGAGCAAGGCGAATTGAACTGTTACAGTACAGGCAAAAACGCCAAGAGGAAATGAATAACGGAAAACTTCCAGATTTCCTTCCTGAAACAAAGCATATTCGTAATGGAGACTGGACAATTGCTCCGCTGCCAAAGGATCTTCAAGATCGCCGTGTAGAAATTACCGGACCAACAGAAAGAAAAATGATCATCAATGCTCTAAATTCAGGTGCAAAAGTTTTTATGGCAGATTGTGAAGATGCCACTTCACCAACCTGGGAAAATATCGTCGAGGGACAAATCAACTTAAGAGATGCAGTAAATCGGAAGATTTCCTATGAAAATCAAAATGGAAAAAAGTATGTGCTGAATGAGGAAACTGCGGTTCTGTTTGTAAGACCGCGCGGACTTCATTTAGTAGAGAAACATGTGCTGTATAATGGCAAGCCTATGTCCGGAAGCCTTTTTGATTTTGGAATGTACTTTTTCCATAATGTAAAAAATCTGTTGGCTAGAAGAACAGGTCCTTATTTCTACCTGCCAAAGTTAGAAAGCCATTTAGAAGCAAGGCTTTGGAATGATGTTTTTGTTTTTGCTCAAAACAAACTTGGAATAGCTCAAGGAAGTATTAAAGCAACTGTTTTACTAGAAACCATCATGGCTGCCTTTGAAATGAATGAAATTCTATTTGAATTAAAGGAACACTCAGCAGGGTTGAACTGTGGCAGATGGGATTATATTTTCAGTTACCTGAAAAAGCTGCGTAACCATGAAAATATCATTCTCCCAGATCGTGCCCAGGTAACCATGACTGCACCATTTATGCGTTCTTACTCATTACTTACGATTCAAACCTGTCATCGCCGAAAGGCACCGGCAATTGGAGGGATGGCAGCACAAATACCAATCCGCGACAATCCACAGGCCAATGAGGAAGCATTTGCAAAGGTCCGTGCTGATAAAGAACGTGAAGCAAACGATGGTCATGATGGTACATGGGTAGCACACCCGGGTCTCGTACCGGTAGCTCTAGAAGTATTTGATAAAGTTATGCCGCTAGCCAACCAGATTCATACAACCAAACAACAAAAGGTTACGATAACAGCCAGTGATTTACTTGAGACACCAGGCGGTAAGATTACCGAAGATGGCGTACGCGTGAATATTAATGTTGGTATTCAATACATTGCTTCGTGGTTATCTGGAAGAGGAGCTGCACCCATTCATAATTTAATGGAGGACGCAGCAACGGCAGAAATCTCTCGGGCGCAATTATGGCAGTGGATCCGCCACCCAAAAGGCGTTCTCGCGGATGGACGAAAGGTAACGTTGGAAATGTATGAGCAATTTAAGGTTGAGGAGTTAGAAAAAATCAAGAATGAAATCGGCTTGTCTGCTTATGAAAATGGGCGCTTCACTGAAGCGATTGAACTGTTTGATGGCTTAATCTTAAATGATGAATTTGTAGAGTTTTTAACTTTACCTGGTAATAAGCTTTTATAA
- a CDS encoding glycoside hydrolase family 15 protein — protein sequence MSERIFDSYQILDQLRLPHGLYLASSSQDYQYVWLRDSFYMSLPYLAKNNHIYEMTYHRILDLFREYEWKLDIHTIQKPREQWEYIHSRYSASEVKEIDSPWGHAQHDAIGAILWGIGMGQKNGKRIIRDAKDHEIVQKLVGYLGCVEYWDDADNGMWEEWREVHSSSVGACVAGLEAVKDIVFVPGDWIANGNQTLTNLYPNESCDRPFDLAQLSLIFPYRILAGEEAKLVVDQIEMHLLRERGVIRYKGDSYYSTLEQEGRHHDLSFYYGTEAEWTFGLPWLALCHLELGNVKKAKQYITATENVMLPDGSLPELYFAKSAEYNSNTPLGWGSAMYILAKERYERIS from the coding sequence ATGAGCGAGAGAATATTCGATAGTTATCAAATTCTAGATCAATTACGTTTGCCGCATGGTTTGTATTTAGCTTCTTCGTCACAGGACTATCAATATGTATGGTTACGAGATTCTTTTTATATGTCCCTTCCTTATTTGGCGAAAAATAATCACATTTATGAAATGACCTATCATCGGATTCTAGACTTATTTAGAGAATACGAATGGAAGTTGGATATCCATACCATTCAAAAACCAAGGGAACAATGGGAATATATTCACTCAAGGTATTCTGCCTCCGAGGTAAAGGAAATAGATTCTCCATGGGGACATGCACAGCATGATGCAATTGGTGCGATATTATGGGGAATTGGCATGGGCCAAAAAAATGGAAAAAGAATCATAAGAGATGCAAAGGATCATGAAATTGTTCAAAAGTTGGTTGGCTATTTAGGTTGTGTGGAGTACTGGGATGACGCAGATAATGGGATGTGGGAGGAATGGAGAGAAGTTCATTCGAGCTCAGTGGGAGCATGTGTCGCAGGTCTTGAGGCTGTAAAAGACATTGTGTTTGTCCCTGGAGATTGGATCGCCAATGGAAATCAGACATTAACAAATCTATATCCAAATGAAAGTTGTGATCGTCCCTTCGATTTAGCTCAATTGAGTTTAATCTTCCCATATCGGATTTTGGCAGGGGAAGAAGCGAAATTGGTTGTTGACCAAATTGAAATGCACCTTTTACGGGAGCGAGGGGTAATTCGCTATAAAGGAGATTCCTATTACTCCACCCTTGAGCAGGAAGGAAGACATCATGATTTATCTTTTTACTATGGAACCGAGGCAGAATGGACATTTGGGTTACCTTGGCTGGCATTATGCCATTTAGAATTAGGAAATGTTAAAAAGGCTAAACAGTATATTACAGCAACCGAAAATGTGATGCTTCCAGACGGCAGTTTACCGGAACTCTACTTTGCTAAATCCGCAGAATATAATTCTAATACTCCGTTAGGATGGGGAAGTGCCATGTATATCTTAGCAAAAGAAAGATATGAACGTATTTCATAA
- a CDS encoding NAD(P)-binding protein, translating to MNSNYPVMLRLEGKKVVVVGGGKVAERKVTGLLGTGARIIVISPNATDDLRELAGRGRIEWLEKSFSKQDIDGAFLIFAATNDKALNQSIKMAASDQQLVTIADDPDGSDFHVPSHIQRGRLSIAVSTGAASPTLARKIREQLEYQYDERYDAYLEFLFSARQRILNEVKDSSKKGKILAAIASEDFLNSHDREADFLRLLHYKRNDV from the coding sequence TTGAATTCAAACTATCCGGTTATGTTAAGGCTTGAGGGTAAAAAAGTTGTGGTTGTTGGCGGCGGCAAAGTTGCAGAACGGAAAGTTACTGGGCTGCTTGGTACCGGAGCACGTATCATCGTGATTAGTCCCAATGCTACAGATGATCTTAGGGAACTAGCAGGTCGTGGAAGGATCGAGTGGCTTGAAAAGTCTTTTTCAAAACAAGACATTGACGGTGCGTTCTTAATTTTTGCTGCAACGAACGACAAAGCATTGAATCAGTCTATCAAAATGGCTGCAAGTGACCAGCAGCTTGTGACCATTGCGGATGACCCGGATGGTTCGGATTTTCATGTTCCTTCACATATTCAGCGAGGACGATTGAGTATTGCCGTATCAACCGGAGCTGCCAGTCCGACATTGGCAAGGAAAATACGCGAACAGCTGGAATATCAATATGATGAACGGTATGATGCTTATCTAGAATTCCTATTTTCGGCACGGCAGCGAATTTTGAACGAAGTGAAGGATTCCTCTAAAAAGGGAAAAATTTTAGCTGCAATTGCCAGTGAAGATTTCCTGAACAGTCACGATCGCGAAGCTGATTTTTTACGATTATTGCATTATAAAAGAAATGACGTGTGA
- the cobA gene encoding uroporphyrinogen-III C-methyltransferase, producing MGMGKVFLVGAGPGDVRLITVKGLEAIKQAEVILYDRLANPKLLEFAPDECELIYCGKLPDRHILRQENINDLLVEKALEGKVVVRLKGGDPGVFGRVGEEAAALANYQIPFEIVPGISSGIAAPLYAGIPVTHREHAESFAVVTAHDKSKDGKPMLDWDGLVRGVDTIAFYMGVGNLPFISENLIAHGKPSSTPVILIQWGTFGRQKTLQGTLEDISAKVLKAKFSNPAIILVGDVISLREKINWFEKMPLYGRQILLARTSESVSGIAMEFIEKGADVIEFPKWKKTNLPMGLANVTEYDKILFSSPECVSEFFKAIMEKGIDIRKINADFYGCSSKSINALKERGFMASLIEDMPQEGSLLVVGDDRKYVVENADFIITSKKEIDQQFLPIFQRMLEEAEINTMVFPSAASVDVFIEGLKKCDIDVSDLLKKVQVVCMGQQTKNAVERVGLSVDGMPVSATRESLVDYLIQCPIE from the coding sequence ATGGGAATGGGAAAAGTATTTTTAGTAGGAGCAGGGCCAGGGGATGTTCGCTTAATCACAGTGAAAGGATTAGAGGCAATTAAGCAAGCCGAAGTCATTTTATATGACCGGCTTGCCAATCCAAAACTTTTGGAATTTGCTCCAGATGAGTGCGAACTGATCTATTGTGGCAAATTACCAGACCGCCATATTTTACGCCAAGAGAATATCAATGACCTTTTAGTAGAAAAGGCACTAGAAGGTAAAGTGGTGGTCCGATTAAAGGGCGGAGATCCTGGTGTTTTTGGTCGTGTTGGAGAAGAGGCAGCGGCTCTTGCAAATTATCAAATTCCTTTTGAAATTGTTCCTGGTATCTCATCGGGGATTGCAGCCCCCCTTTATGCAGGAATTCCTGTCACCCACAGGGAACATGCGGAATCATTTGCAGTCGTAACCGCACATGATAAATCAAAAGATGGAAAACCAATGCTAGATTGGGATGGTCTTGTCCGTGGCGTTGATACAATTGCTTTTTACATGGGGGTTGGAAACCTGCCATTTATCAGCGAAAATCTTATCGCGCATGGTAAACCATCTTCCACACCTGTCATCCTGATTCAATGGGGAACATTTGGCCGTCAGAAAACCTTGCAGGGGACTTTAGAAGATATCTCCGCAAAGGTTCTCAAGGCTAAATTTAGTAACCCAGCGATTATTCTTGTTGGAGATGTTATTTCTCTACGTGAAAAAATCAACTGGTTTGAAAAGATGCCTTTATACGGCAGACAAATATTACTAGCGCGGACAAGTGAAAGTGTTAGCGGTATAGCAATGGAGTTTATCGAAAAGGGAGCAGATGTCATCGAATTTCCAAAGTGGAAAAAGACAAATTTGCCCATGGGATTAGCTAATGTAACGGAATACGATAAAATTTTGTTCTCCTCCCCAGAGTGCGTAAGTGAATTTTTTAAGGCTATTATGGAAAAAGGAATCGATATTCGAAAAATAAACGCCGATTTCTATGGATGCTCCAGTAAATCTATTAATGCCTTAAAAGAACGTGGATTTATGGCTAGTCTCATTGAGGACATGCCACAAGAAGGAAGCCTGCTGGTTGTCGGAGACGATCGTAAGTATGTGGTAGAAAATGCTGATTTTATCATCACAAGTAAAAAAGAGATCGACCAGCAGTTTCTGCCAATTTTTCAACGAATGCTTGAAGAAGCCGAAATAAATACCATGGTATTCCCAAGCGCTGCATCAGTTGATGTATTTATCGAGGGTTTAAAGAAATGTGATATTGACGTTTCCGATCTTTTAAAAAAAGTGCAGGTGGTTTGCATGGGACAGCAGACAAAAAATGCAGTTGAACGTGTTGGCCTATCGGTAGATGGGATGCCCGTTTCTGCAACAAGAGAATCGTTGGTTGACTACTTAATTCAGTGTCCGATTGAATAG
- the nirD gene encoding nitrite reductase small subunit NirD translates to MILTKTRTLVGNYSDLPVRAGYAVNINDTEIALFKVTNGKVYAIENRSPHPKGGVLKEGLVSGEFVFCPVYDWKISLADGKVQAPDEGQVKTYQVEVEANNVYIII, encoded by the coding sequence ATGATTTTAACCAAAACGCGGACTTTAGTTGGTAATTATTCTGACCTCCCAGTACGGGCTGGTTACGCTGTTAACATTAATGATACTGAAATAGCATTATTTAAGGTAACAAACGGAAAGGTATACGCGATTGAAAACCGCAGTCCCCACCCAAAAGGCGGTGTCTTAAAAGAAGGTCTTGTAAGCGGCGAGTTTGTTTTCTGCCCAGTCTATGATTGGAAAATCTCGTTAGCAGATGGAAAAGTTCAAGCGCCAGATGAAGGGCAGGTTAAAACCTATCAGGTGGAAGTAGAAGCAAATAACGTATATATTATTATATAA
- the nirB gene encoding nitrite reductase large subunit NirB, with the protein MKKLVMIGNGMAGVRTIEEILKLSPEQFEITIFGQEPHPNYNRIKLSNILQGDTSFDEIIINPLDWYKENNIQLFTGESITKIDVESKKVISDQGREVAYDELIIATGSNSFILPIPGADKIGVTGFRDIKDCEMMIKSAAEYKKAVVIGGGLLGLEAARGLLNLGMKVDVVHLMPSLMERQLDPIASSLLKAELESQGMRFLMEKETVEVIGDERVAGLRFKDGSFVQADLVVMAIGIKSNTIVAKNSGIYVNRGIVVNDYMETSAPHVYAVGECAEHREIVYGLVAPLYEQGKVLAERLCGREASAYEGSVTGTQLKVAGVDLFSAGEIYEDGTTKSIMVYNEYEGIYKRALIRNNRIVGIVLYGDTKDSTRLYRMLSKKEDITGISIFESQCSAEGGSGDIASMPNDELVCGCNGVTKGAIVEAIKTQGLITLDQVSHCTNAGRSCGRCKPMVNDILAYTLGDQFDANAAQKTSICGCTTISREELIAEIREKGLTSVKEVMNVLEWNNEEGCTKCRPAINYYLGMIHMDEYKDDRDSRLVNEKMHANIQKDGTYSVVPRMYGGVTTAADLKKIAEVAEKYEVPLVKLTGGQRIGLFGVKKEDLPSMWKELDMPSGYAYGKTLRTVKTCVGAQFCRYGTQDSMSLGIELEKKFERLDTPHKVKMGVSACPRNCSEAGIKDIGFVGIDGGWEIYVAGNGGVDLRAGDLLATVKTEAEVMEMTGAYLQYYRETANYLERTSKWVERVGLEHVKEVLANEETRKELNERMDQTLKKYIEPWNEAIESENIKDKYYANHIVKAGE; encoded by the coding sequence ATGAAAAAACTAGTGATGATTGGGAATGGAATGGCGGGAGTTCGAACAATAGAGGAAATTCTTAAACTTTCACCAGAACAATTTGAAATTACTATTTTTGGACAAGAACCACATCCTAACTATAACCGCATAAAATTATCGAATATTCTTCAAGGTGATACCAGCTTTGATGAAATCATTATAAATCCACTAGACTGGTATAAAGAGAATAATATTCAGTTATTTACGGGTGAAAGCATAACGAAGATTGACGTTGAAAGTAAGAAGGTAATTTCCGACCAGGGGCGAGAAGTAGCATATGACGAACTCATTATCGCTACGGGATCGAATTCTTTCATTCTGCCAATTCCAGGTGCGGATAAAATCGGCGTTACCGGTTTTCGTGATATAAAAGATTGTGAAATGATGATCAAGTCAGCGGCAGAGTATAAAAAAGCAGTGGTAATTGGCGGCGGACTTCTTGGTCTTGAAGCGGCTAGAGGTTTGCTCAACCTTGGGATGAAAGTTGATGTTGTACACTTAATGCCAAGTTTAATGGAGCGTCAGTTGGATCCAATTGCCTCCTCCTTACTAAAAGCAGAGCTAGAATCACAAGGCATGAGATTTTTAATGGAAAAGGAAACTGTTGAAGTGATCGGAGATGAGCGCGTGGCTGGTCTTCGCTTTAAAGATGGATCCTTCGTTCAAGCAGATCTTGTTGTCATGGCAATCGGGATTAAGTCTAATACGATAGTTGCTAAAAACAGTGGAATCTATGTGAATCGTGGAATCGTGGTTAACGACTATATGGAAACAAGTGCGCCACATGTTTATGCCGTTGGTGAGTGTGCCGAGCACAGAGAAATCGTATACGGATTGGTTGCACCGTTATACGAGCAAGGTAAAGTTTTAGCTGAACGTTTATGTGGTAGAGAAGCATCGGCTTATGAAGGTTCGGTGACAGGCACCCAGCTTAAAGTTGCTGGTGTTGACCTTTTCTCAGCAGGTGAGATTTATGAAGATGGAACAACAAAATCAATTATGGTTTACAACGAATATGAAGGTATTTATAAGAGGGCTTTAATCCGCAATAACAGAATTGTTGGGATTGTCCTTTATGGTGATACAAAAGACAGTACAAGGTTATATAGAATGCTTTCAAAAAAGGAAGATATCACAGGGATTTCTATTTTTGAGTCACAATGTTCAGCGGAAGGCGGAAGCGGCGATATTGCTTCGATGCCAAATGATGAATTGGTATGTGGCTGTAATGGTGTGACAAAAGGTGCGATTGTTGAGGCGATTAAAACGCAAGGTCTGATAACACTTGATCAAGTAAGCCATTGTACAAATGCAGGCCGTTCTTGTGGGCGCTGCAAACCGATGGTAAACGATATTCTTGCCTATACACTTGGTGACCAATTCGATGCAAATGCAGCACAAAAAACAAGTATTTGCGGTTGTACAACCATTAGCCGTGAAGAATTGATCGCTGAAATCAGAGAAAAAGGCCTAACAAGTGTTAAAGAAGTAATGAATGTTTTGGAGTGGAATAACGAAGAAGGATGTACAAAATGTCGTCCGGCTATCAACTACTACCTTGGAATGATTCACATGGATGAATACAAGGATGACCGCGATTCACGCTTAGTAAATGAGAAAATGCACGCGAACATTCAGAAGGATGGAACATACTCAGTTGTACCAAGAATGTATGGCGGTGTGACAACGGCAGCCGATTTGAAGAAGATTGCCGAAGTGGCCGAAAAATATGAGGTTCCACTTGTAAAACTAACGGGCGGACAGCGAATTGGCTTGTTTGGAGTCAAAAAAGAAGACCTGCCTAGCATGTGGAAAGAGCTTGATATGCCTTCAGGTTATGCATACGGAAAAACACTTCGTACGGTAAAAACCTGTGTAGGAGCACAGTTCTGCCGCTATGGCACACAGGATTCCATGTCCCTTGGAATTGAACTTGAGAAGAAATTTGAACGTCTTGATACTCCTCATAAGGTAAAAATGGGTGTGTCTGCCTGCCCAAGAAACTGCTCAGAAGCAGGAATTAAGGATATTGGTTTCGTTGGAATCGATGGCGGCTGGGAAATCTATGTTGCCGGTAACGGCGGTGTCGATCTCCGTGCTGGTGACCTATTAGCTACGGTGAAAACAGAAGCAGAGGTAATGGAAATGACCGGGGCGTACCTGCAATATTATCGTGAAACAGCAAATTACTTGGAGCGGACCTCTAAATGGGTAGAACGAGTTGGCTTAGAGCATGTAAAAGAGGTCCTAGCAAACGAAGAAACTAGAAAAGAATTAAATGAGCGTATGGATCAAACATTAAAGAAATATATTGAGCCTTGGAATGAGGCGATCGAAAGTGAAAACATTAAAGATAAGTACTATGCAAATCACATTGTTAAGGCAGGAGAGTGA
- the pruA gene encoding L-glutamate gamma-semialdehyde dehydrogenase, with the protein MVQPYKHEPFTDFTNEENRQAYLNGIKTVESYLGKDYPLVIGGEKITTEDKIVSYNPSNKEEVIGTVSKASRDLAEQAMQAAVEAFKTWKKVKAEVRADVLFKAATIIRRRKHEFSALLTKEAGKPWREADADTAEAIDFLEYYGRQMLALKDGVPVNSRPNEFNRYNYIPLGVGIIISPWNFPLAIMAGTTVAAIVTGNTVLLKPASTTPIVAAKFVEVMEEAGLPKGVLNFVPGSGAEVGDYLVDHKDTRFISFTGSRDVGLRIFDRSSKVNPGQVWMKRLIAEMGGKDTIVVDSEADLELAAQSIVAGAFGFSGQKCSACSRAVIVEDVYDTVLNRVVELTKQLTVGDPTEQDTFMGPVNDNNAFKKIMEYVEIGKQEGKLMAGGEGDNSKGYFIQPTVIADLAPDARIMQEEIFGPVVGFTKAKNFTEAIEIANNTEYGLTGAVITTNREHLEQAREDFHVGNLYFNRSCTGAIVGYQPFGGFNMSGTDSKAGGPDYLLLHLQAKTTSEMY; encoded by the coding sequence ATGGTGCAACCTTATAAGCATGAACCATTCACAGATTTTACAAATGAAGAAAACCGTCAAGCCTATCTTAACGGGATTAAAACAGTTGAAAGTTATTTAGGCAAGGATTACCCACTTGTAATCGGCGGCGAAAAAATTACAACAGAAGATAAAATCGTTTCCTATAATCCATCAAATAAAGAAGAAGTCATTGGTACCGTATCAAAAGCTAGCAGGGATCTTGCTGAACAAGCCATGCAGGCAGCGGTTGAAGCATTCAAAACGTGGAAAAAAGTGAAAGCTGAAGTACGTGCGGATGTATTGTTTAAAGCTGCGACTATTATTCGCCGCCGTAAGCATGAGTTCTCTGCCCTTTTAACAAAAGAAGCAGGTAAACCATGGAGAGAAGCGGATGCAGATACAGCGGAAGCGATTGACTTCCTTGAATATTATGGCCGTCAAATGCTGGCATTAAAAGATGGCGTACCAGTAAATAGCCGTCCAAATGAGTTTAATCGTTACAACTATATTCCACTTGGTGTTGGTATCATCATCTCACCATGGAACTTCCCACTAGCGATTATGGCTGGTACAACAGTAGCAGCAATTGTTACGGGTAATACAGTTCTACTAAAACCTGCTTCCACCACTCCAATTGTGGCAGCGAAATTCGTTGAAGTAATGGAAGAAGCAGGACTTCCAAAGGGTGTATTAAACTTCGTTCCAGGAAGTGGTGCTGAAGTGGGCGATTACCTAGTAGACCATAAAGATACTCGTTTCATCAGCTTCACTGGATCACGTGATGTTGGCCTTCGTATTTTCGATCGTTCTTCTAAAGTGAATCCAGGTCAAGTTTGGATGAAGCGTTTGATCGCTGAAATGGGCGGTAAAGATACGATTGTGGTAGATTCAGAAGCAGATCTAGAGCTTGCTGCACAATCAATCGTTGCAGGCGCATTTGGATTCTCTGGTCAAAAATGTTCAGCATGTTCTCGTGCAGTAATTGTTGAGGATGTTTATGATACTGTATTGAACCGTGTGGTAGAGTTAACGAAGCAATTAACCGTTGGTGACCCAACTGAGCAAGATACATTCATGGGTCCTGTTAACGACAATAATGCTTTCAAGAAAATCATGGAGTATGTTGAGATTGGAAAGCAAGAAGGCAAGCTAATGGCGGGCGGCGAAGGAGACAATTCAAAAGGCTACTTCATTCAGCCAACTGTTATTGCTGACCTTGCTCCGGATGCACGGATCATGCAAGAAGAAATCTTTGGCCCAGTGGTTGGTTTCACGAAGGCAAAGAATTTCACGGAAGCAATTGAAATTGCCAACAACACTGAGTATGGCTTAACAGGTGCGGTAATCACAACCAATCGTGAGCACTTAGAACAAGCTCGTGAAGACTTCCATGTTGGTAACTTATACTTCAACCGTTCATGTACAGGAGCAATTGTTGGTTATCAGCCATTCGGCGGCTTTAACATGTCTGGAACTGACTCAAAAGCTGGCGGTCCTGACTATCTATTGCTTCATTTGCAAGCTAAGACTACATCTGAAATGTATTAA